A window of the Scytonema millei VB511283 genome harbors these coding sequences:
- a CDS encoding AI-2E family transporter, giving the protein MNRAFLPIQQFLITWLLILVSVSVTLRALGYVGELLSIVISAALIAFLLNYAVAGLQTFLPRTVAAGLVYLGAGFVFAIVALTVVPLVFNQARQLVNNLPTILDSAQEQLNTFQAWSAQYNLPFDVQLLVSLLLDRLQTQAEAIAFKSLGLAIGTFNWFLDAILILVLSFYMLIDGERVWNSLTSILSPQIRSGLTAALQRNLQRFVSGQLLLGLFMAVTLTIAFSTLRVPFFLLFAVFIGLTEVIPFIGATLGIGTVAIVVAFIDWWLALQVLAIAVALQQVKDNLVAPRIMGNLTGLSPVAIFISLLLGAQLGGFLGVILAIPLTGVAKSLAEIVLDPTLPPQTGSFFHNPFADDVDADAEVDGITSTKRFSEMEDLSVSAAATEARKNL; this is encoded by the coding sequence ATGAACCGCGCCTTTTTACCGATTCAACAATTTCTGATCACTTGGCTGCTGATCTTGGTTTCAGTGTCGGTGACGCTTCGAGCCTTGGGTTACGTGGGCGAATTATTAAGTATTGTCATTAGCGCCGCTCTAATTGCCTTCTTACTCAACTATGCCGTAGCTGGATTGCAAACTTTTTTACCCCGCACAGTAGCAGCCGGACTCGTCTACTTGGGAGCGGGATTTGTCTTTGCGATTGTCGCGTTGACTGTAGTGCCGCTTGTATTTAACCAGGCGCGGCAGTTGGTGAATAACTTACCAACCATTCTCGATTCGGCTCAGGAACAATTAAATACTTTTCAAGCCTGGAGCGCTCAATATAACTTACCCTTTGATGTCCAGTTGCTTGTATCGCTGTTATTGGATCGGCTGCAAACCCAGGCTGAAGCGATCGCATTTAAAAGTCTAGGCTTGGCGATTGGTACGTTTAATTGGTTTTTGGACGCAATTCTAATTTTAGTCCTCTCCTTCTACATGCTAATTGATGGGGAAAGGGTGTGGAATAGTTTGACGAGTATCCTCTCGCCTCAAATTCGCTCTGGCTTAACTGCTGCCTTGCAACGCAATCTCCAGCGCTTTGTCTCAGGACAGCTCTTGCTAGGGTTATTTATGGCTGTCACGCTCACCATCGCTTTTTCGACACTGCGAGTGCCGTTTTTCCTCTTATTTGCTGTTTTTATTGGCTTAACAGAAGTTATTCCGTTTATCGGTGCGACTTTAGGGATTGGTACAGTCGCGATCGTAGTTGCTTTTATCGACTGGTGGCTTGCGCTTCAGGTTTTGGCGATCGCAGTTGCCCTACAACAAGTCAAAGATAACTTAGTTGCACCTCGGATTATGGGCAATCTGACGGGTTTATCGCCTGTGGCTATTTTCATCTCTCTATTACTGGGGGCGCAATTGGGCGGATTTTTGGGTGTGATCCTTGCCATTCCCCTAACTGGAGTCGCAAAAAGTTTGGCAGAAATTGTTCTCGATCCGACTCTACCACCCCAAACGGGGTCTTTCTTCCACAATCCTTTTGCTGATGATGTCGATGCAGATGCTGAGGTGGATGGTATAACTTCAACCAAACGTTTCTCAGAAATGGAAGATCTAAGTGTGTCAGCTGCGGCAACTGAAGCAAGAAAAAACTTATAA
- a CDS encoding AI-2E family transporter — MNGSKNKLWQWLAIALPFPLLVFNGWLALLVFQYFQPLITIFGLAAVLAFILNYPVQWLQQRQVQRQYAVFLVFLIALVASIALGITLIPLLIEELSEGARLLPQWIDAGTAKLKMIDTWVQTQQLPFNLTHLTTQVSDRLPDELQFLGEELVTLIIGTIDSVSEAILTVVLTFYLLLDGKRLWHGIFGRLPSRWSIPIQRSLQQNFQNYLIGQVALAALVGTAMTLAFVALGVPFGLLFGLGIGVMTLIPFGDVLSFSLVGLLVAVHDFWLGAKTLAVAVVIDQIIDQAIAPRLLGSFTGLSPIGVLIALAVGTKIGGLLGLLTAVPIASCLKNLFDLFLPVSEDALNPAETLHFKGSREQGAGSSE, encoded by the coding sequence ATGAATGGTTCCAAAAATAAATTGTGGCAATGGTTGGCGATCGCTCTACCGTTCCCCTTACTTGTATTTAATGGATGGCTGGCACTCCTAGTTTTTCAGTATTTTCAACCTCTAATCACCATATTCGGCTTAGCAGCGGTCTTAGCCTTCATTCTGAATTATCCCGTGCAGTGGCTTCAACAGCGCCAAGTACAACGCCAATATGCAGTATTCTTAGTCTTTCTCATAGCTTTAGTCGCGTCGATCGCTTTAGGTATTACCTTAATTCCACTACTCATAGAAGAGTTAAGCGAAGGTGCGAGACTACTACCGCAATGGATTGACGCTGGAACGGCAAAGCTAAAAATGATAGACACTTGGGTACAAACGCAGCAGTTGCCTTTCAATCTGACTCATTTAACCACACAAGTAAGCGATCGCCTCCCAGATGAATTACAGTTTCTAGGCGAAGAACTAGTAACGCTGATTATTGGCACGATTGATAGCGTTTCCGAGGCAATTTTAACCGTCGTGCTGACGTTTTACCTCTTATTGGACGGCAAACGGCTTTGGCATGGCATTTTTGGACGTTTACCATCTCGCTGGAGTATTCCAATACAGCGATCGCTTCAGCAAAACTTTCAAAATTATCTGATCGGTCAGGTGGCACTAGCCGCACTAGTCGGTACAGCCATGACTTTAGCATTTGTGGCTTTAGGAGTCCCTTTCGGATTGCTATTCGGCTTAGGAATCGGCGTAATGACTTTAATTCCCTTTGGAGACGTTTTAAGTTTCAGCCTCGTTGGACTGTTAGTCGCAGTACATGACTTCTGGCTGGGAGCCAAAACATTAGCAGTAGCTGTAGTAATTGACCAAATTATCGATCAGGCGATCGCTCCTCGGTTATTGGGTAGTTTTACAGGCTTAAGCCCGATTGGAGTGCTAATAGCTTTGGCAGTAGGGACTAAAATTGGGGGGTTACTGGGTTTACTCACAGCCGTCCCGATCGCGAGTTGTTTGAAAAACCTTTTCGATCTCTTCCTCCCCGTGTCAGAAGATGCTTTAAATCCCGCAGAGACATTACATTTTAAAGGGAGCAGGGAGCAGGGAGCAGGGAGCAGCGAGTAG
- a CDS encoding phycobiliprotein lyase codes for MNIQEFFELSAGKWFSHRTSHHLAFKQAEDGKSDIVIETLALDCPEVIKLCEQYEIEPGLATCGARVSWNGTMEWDEEKHTGSTVLVSVPDADNPDRGKLLREMGYAEKAPVAGRYMMGGDKALTLITEYETMFSEERLWFASPNLRMRVSVLKRFGGFSMASFTSEIRMGGVQPSAQAVEAFNAN; via the coding sequence ATGAATATTCAAGAGTTTTTTGAGCTGAGTGCTGGTAAATGGTTTTCCCATCGCACCAGTCACCACCTTGCCTTTAAACAAGCTGAGGATGGCAAATCGGATATTGTAATTGAAACGCTGGCGTTGGATTGCCCAGAGGTCATTAAGCTTTGCGAACAATATGAAATCGAACCTGGCTTGGCAACGTGCGGGGCGCGAGTCAGCTGGAATGGGACGATGGAATGGGATGAAGAAAAACACACTGGCTCTACCGTGCTGGTTTCTGTCCCTGATGCCGATAACCCCGATCGAGGTAAGCTGTTACGGGAAATGGGTTATGCTGAAAAAGCACCTGTTGCCGGACGCTACATGATGGGTGGCGATAAAGCACTGACTCTAATTACTGAGTACGAAACCATGTTTTCCGAAGAGAGGCTGTGGTTTGCTAGCCCTAATTTACGGATGCGAGTTAGCGTCTTAAAGCGGTTTGGTGGCTTCAGCATGGCTTCCTTTACCTCTGAAATTCGCATGGGCGGAGTGCAGCCATCTGCACAAGCAGTAGAAGCTTTTAATGCAAACTAA
- a CDS encoding energy-coupling factor ABC transporter ATP-binding protein: MAESAIQVRDLCFSWSSGEQVFQSLSLEVPKGEFWMLLGVNGSGKSTLLRLLADLLTPQSGQIGIVHPVGFVFQNPDHQLVMPTVGADVAFGLVEEKLSISQVRQRVTEALAAVNLLELQRRPIYALSGGQKQRVAIAGAIARRCEVLLLDEPTALLDPDSQLDLVAQVQNLVKSRGMTALWVTHRLDELNYCDGAFLLERGCLIDRGEPKRLRQKLMEVAA; the protein is encoded by the coding sequence ATGGCTGAATCTGCCATTCAAGTTCGGGATTTGTGCTTTAGTTGGTCTAGCGGAGAACAAGTTTTTCAATCTCTCTCTTTAGAAGTACCAAAGGGAGAGTTTTGGATGTTGTTGGGAGTCAACGGTAGCGGTAAGTCTACTTTACTGCGGTTGTTAGCAGACTTGTTAACACCTCAGTCCGGTCAAATTGGCATCGTGCATCCAGTTGGCTTTGTCTTCCAAAATCCCGATCACCAACTCGTAATGCCGACTGTGGGGGCTGACGTGGCTTTTGGGTTGGTGGAAGAAAAACTCTCCATCTCCCAAGTCCGTCAGCGAGTCACAGAAGCGCTGGCTGCGGTAAATTTATTAGAACTACAGCGTCGTCCGATTTATGCCCTGAGTGGAGGACAAAAGCAGCGCGTTGCTATTGCTGGGGCGATCGCCCGTCGTTGCGAAGTTTTGTTGCTTGACGAACCTACAGCCCTCCTCGATCCCGATAGTCAACTCGATTTGGTGGCGCAGGTGCAAAATTTGGTTAAAAGTCGGGGAATGACAGCCCTTTGGGTGACGCATCGTCTCGACGAGTTGAACTATTGCGACGGTGCTTTTTTACTCGAACGCGGTTGTCTGATCGATCGAGGAGAACCAAAACGGTTGCGACAAAAACTGATGGAAGTCGCAGCATAG
- a CDS encoding HEAT repeat domain-containing protein encodes MAHPSTEEISAQLDSPNSRDRMVALAQLRHVPAVEAVPLIKKVLDDEILQIRSMAVFALGIKHTDECYPILVRLLETDADYGIRADAAGALGYLGDPRGVEPLIRAFYEDTEWLVRFSAAVSLGNLKDPRARQVLLQALDSDEIVIQQAAIAAIGEIRDLEAIEPILRFAQSEDWLVRQRLAEALGNLPSPKSFSALRYMEKDNHFQVAEAARISLQRLGESV; translated from the coding sequence ATGGCTCATCCTAGCACAGAGGAAATTTCTGCTCAGCTAGACAGCCCCAATAGTCGCGATCGCATGGTGGCTTTAGCCCAGCTGCGTCACGTCCCAGCTGTTGAAGCCGTACCTTTGATTAAAAAAGTCCTCGATGATGAGATTTTGCAAATTCGCTCGATGGCTGTATTTGCTCTAGGTATAAAGCATACAGACGAATGCTATCCAATTTTAGTGCGCTTGCTAGAAACCGACGCAGACTACGGCATTCGCGCTGATGCCGCTGGCGCGTTAGGGTATTTGGGCGACCCGCGTGGAGTTGAACCATTAATTCGGGCTTTCTATGAAGATACGGAATGGTTAGTCCGCTTTAGTGCAGCAGTATCGCTGGGCAACCTCAAAGATCCTCGCGCTCGGCAAGTCTTGCTACAAGCCTTAGATAGTGATGAAATAGTCATACAACAGGCAGCGATCGCGGCAATTGGGGAAATTAGAGACTTAGAAGCGATCGAGCCAATCCTTCGCTTCGCTCAATCAGAAGATTGGTTGGTGAGACAGCGCCTCGCAGAAGCATTGGGCAACCTTCCCAGTCCTAAAAGCTTTTCTGCCCTCAGATACATGGAAAAAGACAATCATTTTCAAGTTGCAGAAGCCGCCAGAATCTCACTCCAACGCTTGGGGGAGTCGGTTTAG
- the psbD gene encoding photosystem II D2 protein (photosystem q(a) protein) has protein sequence MTIAVGRAPSQRGWFDVLDDWLKRDRFVFVGWSGLLLFPCAYLALGGWLTGTTFVTSWYTHGIASSYLEGANFLTVAVSTPANSMGHSLLFLWGPEANWDFTRWCQLGGLWAFVALHGAFALIGFCLRQLEIARLVGIRPYNALAFTGPIAVFVSVFLLYPLGQSGWFFAPSFGVAAIFRFLLFFQGFHNWTLNPFHMMGVAGVLGGALLCAIHGATVENTLFEDGDSSNTFPAFNPTQSEETYSMVTANRFWSQIFGIAFSNKRWLHFFMLFVPVTGLWMSAVGVVGLAVNLRAYDFVSQELRAAEDPEFETFYTKNILLNEGIRAWMAPQDQPHENFEFPEEVLPRGNAL, from the coding sequence ATGACAATCGCAGTAGGACGCGCACCGAGTCAAAGAGGATGGTTTGACGTTCTCGACGACTGGCTCAAGCGCGATAGATTTGTATTCGTCGGTTGGTCAGGGCTATTATTATTCCCCTGCGCCTACCTAGCACTAGGTGGATGGCTGACCGGAACCACATTCGTCACCTCGTGGTACACCCACGGGATTGCCAGCAGCTACCTGGAAGGAGCCAACTTCTTAACCGTAGCCGTATCGACCCCAGCCAACAGCATGGGACACTCATTGCTGTTTTTGTGGGGACCAGAAGCGAACTGGGACTTCACGCGCTGGTGTCAGTTGGGGGGCTTGTGGGCATTTGTCGCCTTACACGGGGCATTTGCGCTGATTGGATTCTGCCTGCGGCAGTTAGAAATTGCCCGCTTGGTGGGGATCAGACCATACAACGCTTTAGCATTCACCGGACCAATTGCGGTCTTTGTCAGCGTCTTCTTGCTCTACCCCTTAGGACAGTCCGGCTGGTTCTTTGCGCCTTCATTTGGAGTCGCGGCGATTTTCCGCTTCTTGCTGTTCTTCCAAGGGTTCCACAACTGGACGCTCAACCCCTTCCACATGATGGGAGTCGCCGGGGTATTAGGAGGAGCGCTGTTGTGCGCGATTCACGGGGCAACGGTGGAAAACACGCTGTTTGAAGACGGCGATAGCTCCAACACCTTCCCTGCCTTCAACCCGACTCAATCGGAAGAGACCTATTCGATGGTGACGGCAAACCGCTTCTGGTCGCAGATTTTCGGGATTGCCTTTTCCAACAAGCGCTGGTTGCACTTCTTCATGCTGTTCGTGCCAGTGACTGGTTTGTGGATGAGTGCAGTGGGAGTCGTCGGCTTGGCGGTGAACCTGCGGGCATATGACTTCGTCTCTCAAGAGCTGCGGGCAGCGGAAGACCCCGAGTTCGAGACTTTCTACACCAAGAACATTCTGCTCAACGAGGGCATCCGTGCCTGGATGGCACCTCAAGACCAACCCCACGAAAACTTCGAGTTCCCTGAGGAGGTTCTACCTCGCGGTAACGCACTCTAA